In Anopheles arabiensis isolate DONGOLA chromosome 2, AaraD3, whole genome shotgun sequence, the genomic window CTTATCGTACCATACAATTGATTAGCTCATTGCTCAGGTGTTCATATAATTAGAAAACGTAAGGAACCCCGCCATACCTTTGCAACAGAAGCACAGGGAGATCATCGTTGCACGATAACTGGGCCACAACTTCTTGCAGGTGTCCCGAACACCTGCACTCCGGTTCGGATAAGATTAGTCGCCGCATCAAGGTGATTTGCACCATCGACAGATGTACCGTGGTATAAAAACATGCGTACCCGATCCTCGGACAGTCAAGTACAGGGACACCAGCGTGCAGACCGTTCGAGTCTCGTGTGTGAAGACAGCACCAAGAGCAGCGCAAAGCAAGACAACAGTCAACAGCTCATCGCCTGAATGATGTATCGTTACGCCGTTCTGCTAGTGGCCCTCGTTGCCAGCGGTAGCCTTACAGAGGCACTGCAGACTCGTGCCTGTACCAACCAACGCCCGCAACCGGCCAGCGTGGAGATCACCGGATGTGCACAGATGCCCTGCGAGCTGATTCGTGGTAGCGATGTTGCCATGCGTCTAGAGTGGGAAGCACGTAAGTAAAGCGGGAGAGTGTTGTCTTGTCCGTGAAAGCCAGTCTATAATTTCTTTATTTGGTTCCAAAATTTTCACAGCATTTGCCGCTCAAACGCTGCAGCATCGTGTGGTAGCTACCGCTCTAGGCATCACTGCACCCTACGAGCTGCCCCCGGACCGTGCCAACGCTTGCAACTGGCTGGACGGTTCGGCTTGCCCGATCAGCCAGGGTGAAGACATCGTCAGCACACTGAGCATGCCGGTACTGCCAATCTACCCGCTGGTCAGCCTAGTCATTGAAGTCAGCATTCTGGATGAGCAGGCGCGTACACAAACGTGCTTTGCTATCGATGCTCGTGTGGTCGTTGCTTGAGGAGAACATCGTGATATTTAATTGGTTAAACTACACTTTAAAGTTATAGAATATATTTATAACGATTCAAAACTGgtgttaatttatttgatgttAGCATTCAAGTTCGTTTACACTTGGCACTACTCACCCGTGTTGATCAATTGAATTCAATTCATTCCAGTAGTGCCGTGAAAGGTGTACATTAAATTATTCTACTCCTCCAATTCAACCGTATGTTCTAAAGGTAAAGTATCGTATAATGGATAATGTTCTACTGAGAATGATGGTAACCACTTCAAAGTTATGTCTGTTGTAGTTTGTATGTCATTAGAAATAGATATTCAAATGCATTCGATTGAACCAGATATCGAAGTAGATAAACATCTTAACAGTTGGtataaaatgcttcatttgtgCTTTAATAACaactttgaatttaaaaatggaCTTTAAATTCGAAAAAACGGTTTCATAATTGTTGATGTTAGTGCAATTATTATTGATCTGACCTATAAAAACGAATAACAAATTTTGCACATGCATTGCACGCAATACTAAAACTGTAATGAGAGTAGATTTCCtttgataaaaaatgacaatGTTGATTATCTTACTTATCTGAAAATTTCTACATTCTTTGTTGGAATCCCAATTCCAACCCAATGGaatcaaatattcaaacatcaaacaaccCTGAAATGGGACCCGTTACCATATTTAAATGCGACCGTTATGTGAACCAGCAATGGAACCGTTATATACGCTAGCGCCATCTAAATGTCAATATGCTAACACATCTTTGTGAGGGTGTATGCTGCTTGTTTCGATTTGGTAAAATAAATGTACGTGTGAGTTATTACAATTTGGAAGAAAGTTCATTGAAGGTGAACATTATATCCTGTAGTTGCAGGACAGCTATAAAGGTATAGTGAAAGTTTTCTGTGATAGTAATGATACAgtatttaattatttgctCATTATGCTGGTATTACTGTACCCGCCCAATGCATTGAATTATTTATGGAAAGTTTACAATGCACTAAGCTGTGCCACTTACTATCCAAGAATTATTCACTTATGGGCATCTCAGTAAGGAGCTGGTGAACAAAGCTGTTTGGGTAAAATAGTAACTGAGATTCAATTTTGCCATTTGTACTTATCATATCTAAATCCTAATACGAACGAATAACTGCTCCTTATCAGCGATATTATTTTCTTATCAATAGCGCAAAATAAATAGCTGACGTTTAGAGATAACTATTCCAGCATTGTGAAAATAGGCGTAGTTTTCACTAGGTGCTTATAATCTCTCTTTATTATCACAGCAGGCCACGGGAAGAAAATCAGTTCATTCGACCAAAAACGCGCCTAGGAACTTAAGACTTGTACGACCTGAGAATCTCCCGGCAACCGCATGGTATCAGTAACGTAACGAAGTTAGTATTATCACCAGATCGCCCCATTGCTGGCTGCAAGATTCGTCAGCAAGCACTTGAACCCCGGACGCACGACGGTCGTGCGCTAAGAAGAAGTCCACATTCATCCGCTCATCCGTCATGAGAGCAAGTAAGCGCATagcagaaaaaagaagaagaataagcaGCTGTCGATTTGGCAAATCCAACCCCGATTATTGCAATTTGGCACCTCAAGTGGACCACCTGTTCACCAGGTATCGCGCCAGCTTATCGTCTACAGCAGTTAGTTATCATGGGATTCACTTCCATAAAATAAAGGGGGAAAAGgggtaggaaaaaaaaagttttgccCCGGAGCACACCTATCAGACGATGTACGTACGTTAGAGTGCGTTGGTACATAGTGACCATTTACAGCTTCTTGTAGCCCTATTGTGAGCAGATTTGAGGTACGTATATAAAATGGGACCCAAAATTTGGATAGCTTGTCAAACGTGGAAGCTCAACAGCGGTagcagcactgaagcaagttcCAAATCCGGCACAATACAAACACTCACAACAAGCAACCATGTTCCGAGCACTTCTCCTGATTGCCCTTGTGCCGGCTGTAGTGTACGGTAACGTTGGCCGTGCCTGTACCAACGGACGCCCGCAGGCCACCAATGTGAACATCCTGGGCTGCACTGCTCCGCCCTGTGATCTGGTGCGTGGACAGGATGTGATCGCTTACATCGATTTCACTACCGGTAAGTTGTGAGGAAGCCTTTTCCGTCGTGGCTTTAGTGCTGATAGTGCTCCCGTTGTACTGTAGATCGTGCCGTTACCAGCATGACCACTGTGCCGACTGCGACGGCTCTTGGCATCACCGCTCCCTACCCGCTGCCGGCTGAGTTTGCCGACACCTGCGCCTGGCTCGAGGGCTCCAGCTGCCCGCTGAGCGCCAACGAGGACGTCACCTACCGTCTCACCATCCCAGTGCTCCCGATCTACCCGCTGGTTAGTCTGAGCATCGAGATCGATATTGTGGACCAGAACCAGGACTCTGTGTCTTGCTTCGTTGTTGATGCCCGTGTTGTTCCCGCTAACTAAtagaaataaaagcaaatcCTGATATTCTCAAGTGTCaaatgtttcttttcgttACTCTTGATTCAACTCCAATGAAAAgtgtaaaggccgggctacattgatcgtactctctggtgtaattttaattttcactagcgcacctggcggcggctgaccgaagcatttttccaaacaatttggagccgctttaGAAAATATGTAGTTTTTCGATGTTTTTAACCTAATTTGGacaagaaaagttttgtaaaaggtagatGCACATGTCCTATaagcattgcatccattttcatggcaaaaaacgatggaaaaacaacttaaatttgagatccggcacgaccattccctcgaccaccaaaaaaagcttccaccagccgccgccagatgcgctagtgaaaatcgaaattacacttgggagtacgatcaatgtagcccggccttaagaaCGTGTTCTGCGGCTTAGACTACTTTCGCTTCCAGCTGGAAACAGGTAGCAACTGTATTATCTTGATCAACCAGTTGCAGCTCCACGGTGAGACTCATCGATGGATACACAGCTAGCACTGGTAGACGTAGCTCGTACGTAACATCTTCGTTCTGTGACACTGGGCACACGCCACCGACAAGCCACTGGCAGCCATCTTTTCGATCGTCTGGCAGCTCGAACGGTACCGTCACCCCACCAAAGCTAGCGTGTACTTTCGGCACCAGGGCCGTCAGGTGTCGATCGGCCGTAAAGTCGACGAGAACGGCCGCATCCTGTCCCTTGGGTAGTTCACACGGTGTTGTCCGACATCCGGTCACATCGACCGATACTGGTAGCGGTCCTTGCTTAcctgtgtaaaataaaaaatggtaaatCAAATGATAACAGTGAGGCGTTGCAATTATCGCACTATCGCTTAAGACTTACACTGATGTACAGTAACTACATCAGCAAACACAATGCTGGAAAAGCTGACGGAAAGCAACACTGCCACTAGGAGCTGCATCTTGCGTAGGAATGTGAAAGTACGGAATGGTGAGAAGATACACTGGCGCACTTGCTTAAATAATGGAAGAAAGCTATTCAATCAAGCTTAATCCTACAAGCATGTGTTACACGGCTCGAGAGGATTGACTAGTTACATCTCGATAGGCATGGATTAGTTACCGTCCTGTTCGGTGAACATCTGGTTGCTTCAAGTGGAATGAAAGATAGTGTGGGGACAATGCACCCATTGTTTAGGGGGTTTGGTATAAGGGATAatcagtttgtttgtgttttctaaTAAAAGGTGTTTAATTAAGTATTTCACAGTAATATTTGTACAATAAGTGTAAGCAACTTTTAAGAATGTGCACATTTTGGGAGTTTTTCTGAACTTCTACTTAATCGAATTTCACTAGAATTGTGGCGTAGAATAATTGTTTCATGGCGGGTTATTAAATAAGCGAAAAGCGAATAGGCTCAAGTACACAACATTGAGAATGATATATTGCTACCTACCGTACCTGTTACCTTTAGTATGTACTGTACTGTACATCGACTCGATGCGTGATTGGACTACTGTCCACTAGGGAGCGCTAGTAGGTAATGTTAAGGGTGTAGATAGGAAACCCCGAACCATTTGTAGTGTACGAATGAAAAATTAActaaaaaccaataaaaatattGGAGAATGGAATGATAAAAGACTCGTTGAATATTAATACGTTTTATACTGTTTgtattgttcttcttcttctttcggctcaacaaccgttgtcggtcaaggcctgcctgtaccacttgaggggttggctttcagtgatttGTGGATTATCCACCCATAGTCAGTCAggcctacgtatggcggcacggtcgatttggggcttgaacctgTGATGggaatgttgttaagtcgtacaagttaatgactgtaccacgagaccggctaactGTTTGTATTAcgaacttttattttaaacttaaaataatatttcagtttgtttcgtttgccttGTTGTCGATACATAAGGAGTTATTATCTGGTCTGAGGACAGCACATAGTAATATACTTCTTTCTTTAGGCAAAccagtatttaaaaaataaggaaaaacTACATCTTTATTGACCCCTAACAGCATTACAATCTCAAACGTTTTCTAATCTCATTGATGCAGCTCCAGAACGAACGGCTACGGTTTGGCTAGCCGATTGGTATGATCACCAATCCACTCACTCGATACAAACTGGTAGCTGATAGCAAAGCAGCACATCGCCCCACTTATTTCTCAACTCCCAGCGAAGCTTGCCATTAATCTGTGGACAGATGGATAGAGAAATAAACACGGAATGGTTAGCGTGAGTACACACGGTGCAAAACAACCCATTTATTCCTCCCCGGAGACAAAAGCCGGTAAGCTCCGTCGTCCACTCCAAAGCTTACCGGTGGAAGATCCGCATTAACGTAGATATCTGCGGAGAACAGAAGTCCTTGCGTACCCTGGAGCGGACACACGCTGCCCTCACAGGTGGTTGGAGTGATAACGGCTTTCGTCTTTACGCTGTTCAGTATAAAGTACGCTTCGTGCTTGAGCACACTGTCTGTAGAGGCGCCTAGCGGTACGCGAGGGTACAGAGAAAAGGGGAGTgtaataaatttattaaaaagcaATCCGATTTACACTACTGTCAATATTTGGTGCTGTATGGTATTAATCGATTGTTCTGCTTCGTTATGGCACACGGGTAAAGCGCCACTTGAGACGTTTGGTAATAAGGACATTGCCGATGGGGTTGCACAGAGACGGATGATATCGATTGGACAGAATTGGTGGCGGTGGGCAAGATTTGAACGCTTTGTTGTACCATCaagtatgtatgtgtgagtgtttgttgtGATCTCAGTGTTCGAACACCACCATGACGAGGCATACTTACCGTTGGCGCTGAATTCAGCCTTCACCTTAACGTTTGTGCCACGATGCATCGTACAGGGCGCCGTTGCACAACTTGACAAATTAATTGATATTACATCGTACTTGGTGCCTGTGGGAAAAAGAGAAATTAGACAGCGGTTCATTTAGTGTTTTGTGGTATTGTTTCTAGAATGCCTAATATTCCGAATAATTGCAGTACTACATGTTGTACGTCAAATGTTGACTAGGACCCGTGTACTTTGTACCTTGTCGGCGATACGAACAACAGAGACGAAGAACTCAAGTTATCAGTTCTATTAATGAACCATCAATCACGGGCTTTTGCGTGCAGGGCAGGGATGTCCAACATTGCAGTCATCCCGTAAAGCAATAGTGCAATCAAACATTCGCTCAAATTTAGCAATCAAACACTCATAATAATGATGTTGTAGTTTTGTAATTGTAGCTAttacaaaaatattcaaaaattaaGCGGAAGTGCATAGCAACGGACAACACCTAATAAATAGCAGATGGTTGTCATTAATCAGAGCTTTATCTCACAAGTATTGATTCCATGTCGAGGAATCTTAAGAGCGTAACGCGGTAATCCCAGCTAAGAAATACCTTACAAGAATCATCGGAAAAACACTTCATGTTACCGGCACTAGCAGCAGCTAACGTGTTACGGGCACTTATCAAGCGTGGAACGGCGGTTCCAAAAACAGCATGCAATCAATCTTTGGACGTGACATTTTGTATTTACAGATACGAATATCCAGGAAATGCGGTCACCGAATTAAAACTGTTGTGTTGAAGGTACATCATTGGCGTATTCCAGCTTCTACTTACCACAATCCTCAAAGATGAGACTAGAGCTGACGAATGAGTTTCGATGGAATTTCCACCAACGATCCCACCACCGTATGATGCCACCATCCACCAACGTGCTCGAGAGGAACATCAGGCACAGCACAGCGAACGAACACCCAgtccatttcattttcaaacaatAACTGTTTTCTTGCTTGCGATGCGTCGTAATGCagtaaaaacaaactacaCAAGGATGTATTGGGCGCGAGACGAGACAGACGACGCAGAGCTACCGTTTGGTTTGTTACCGCGAATGCGACTGATGCTACACAACTCGTACAACCACTCCAGCCTATTGTGGAAAGCAAACGTGTTCAAAGCGGGGGGTGTATTCTTTCGATCCACCCAGAACCACCAGCGAGATAAGGATCGATTTAACCCGTCAACGCATTGCCCACCCGCCGATTGTTTTCAATCACGATTACACTCGACTCCATTTCATTCAAACGTTGGCGATTCTTTACGTTTGGCTTTGCGTGAGTCGTAGACACTTAGGTTCGGGGACAGGCACGCACATCGCACCCGGCCACatcggtttttttgtgtatgaaaAACATGCAACTTCCGGACGGTAGTTTCCGGTTTGATACGGGTCACCGTACGGGTACATAAGGCGAGCTTTCGCTGTATTGCTCCCCAAGCAGGTCCGATCCGCGTCGGAACTGGGATATAGGTGAGGATGGACTTTTGGAGGTTTGCTTACATATCACTTGCCTGCATCACGTTGGGACATGAAGCTGCAGCAAACATGGTAAGTGACAGTGATGGAATTTCACTCTGTACCAAGCGTAACTAGCGTACCAATTAACCCTTTTCACATTCGCAGAACTTTGACGTTCATATCGACAAACTGGAACGGGTCGGGGACACGGGAGAGTACTTCACGTACAACTACAGCTACGAGAAGATCTCGGAGATGAAGTTCAACATGGGTGCGCAAGTCCagcagctgaaggagctgGATGATAGCTACACGGTAAAGGCGTTGGTAGCCCGGGCCGATCTGGCAGATGGCAGCGAGTTTGAGGTGATGATGGACCTCCAGAAGCCACTGTGCGAGTGGATGCGTACCATCTACAAGACGTACTTTTACGAGGAGCTGGCAAAGGTGAGCAACTTCCCCCATTACGACACGTGTCCGCTGCCCGTGGCCAATTACGTCATGGAGAACTACGTGCTGGACACCGAACCGTACAGTGAGATGATGTCCGAGGGCCGATGGAAGATggagatgatgctgatgaaggGCGATAGCGTGTGTTCCGGCATTTCGGTATTGAACACGGTCAAGCCGAAGGAGTAGTGAATGGAATGCTTTCCGATCTTTGATTCGTTAATTTACGTATTGTAGTACAGTGGATATGCTTGGGGATTTTAGTATTATATTATCGCATTCATTATCCATATTAAAGATTTAATCGATTGTAGTACAACAAAAAGGTCGAATGTGTGTatgggaaaagaaaatggaTGAATTTAAGAAGAAATGTCATGTTTTAGAATGAAATCTCATGGACGTTACATTTGTTGAAATGGTTTATTCGAATAAGATTATTTGAGAGTCAAGCACTATCTTTATTCTGGTTCTTTGAGTAGTGAGTACTATTGATATTGACTTTACAAAAAATTCTATCCCTGAAACTACAACCCGGCTATATGTAATCGTAAGCCCAGTTGGGGTTCAGTTATATTTCGCTCTAGAAATTAAAGCATATCGGTTCTAGTCTCTTTGCGGGCAACTTTACACCCGAAGGAGATCGCTAGTTTCCGGTTACCCTATCTGAATTCTGGACTTAATCTCGTTATGTATAGAACTCTAATAGTTGTGATTGATAATCCTGGAGATTGACTGTGATTGATGATGTTGGAGTTAAAGTGTGTTTCTTTATTAAGAGTCTTCACTACACGTCCTCTGCTTGTTTCAGAAATAGAACAAAGCTTATACGTTCAAACATACTCTTTTGTTATCTTCACGTACATTGCACCACGGGCAACGATTTCGCCTGTTTCAATTATCCGCAGCTCGGTCGTAGCACGCCAAAACCCTTCCGGTACGACGATCGGTATGACGGACGAGTCAATGTATGCATCCTTCACCCAGTACTCGCCCTTGGGAAATGGACACAGGCCACCGTCCGGCACGAACGGCAGGTTAGTAAAATTCAGAAACAGATGCTGATAGTCGTGGTAGTGCGTTTTGACAAAGTCACAAAATGGTCTTGATGCAAGCTTCATCGGGTACGCATCGTACTGACTGTTACCTTGGGCACTCCGAGCAAAGCTGACTCCGTACtggaaaaaaaggtaaatgtTAAAGAGCTAACAAACTTAAAGAAAACGATATGAGTTCGTCAAGAAATACCTCGTACTTGTCACTTAAATCGATCAGCAGCGCGCCGGTACCGTTCAGTACCGAGAGTGTTCGGTTAAATTTGCGAACGCGCAGCTTCTCCACGTTGAAGATATCCGATCCGTTGATGTGTTCCCACCGATCAAAGTCCACTATCACCTTCATGAGTCCTGCGCTCGGATCGAGTAGATAGAATGCAATCGTAACCGTCACGAACAGTGCAATCGGTGATGCGCCGCGCATGGTTGAGGCCGCTTGAAAGCGATGTAAACACGTTTCATCTATTTTATATCATTATATTCACTACCCAAAGAGAAGACTGCTCGTGTGCATGTTGTCCATGCatggtatttttgttttaatttccagCAAGATAATCTTTTGAATGATAAAGTGCAACAAGCGCGTGGCAATTGTAACATTCAACGAGCGGAAGcatttcaagaaaaataaacaaccatgGCCCTTAGGGTTAGAAACTATTAGGtgatgatttaatttaaattttttatgcTATCACAGAAAATATCGTTTAATTGTTCAgaatgctttatttcaataccatgtatttattgttttccataaaaaaaactcataatCGGAAATCACCATCGATTTAATAGAAGTAATTAAATCGTAAACATATGATTAACATGTCAGTGAATTTTCTAAGTCCAAATTAagacttaaaaaaaacaaactctgaGCTAATGGAAATTGTATTCGTTTTGTAGGAAGTTGTGATGTTAGGcggcggcggatctaacggtaggcggactaggcggtcaccTGTGGCTCCGCCGATACAGGGGCCCGAAGATTGCTAGGCTGTAGTATGCAGTATGTATATAAGAGGACAGAGCACCAGTGACAATGACCCCCGGAAGGAAGGATGTTGGGGCCTCGAGGCTGGCTAATCATTTGCAACGATTCCCAGCAAGACTGTTGTTCCGTACCAAGTTTGCGttgtattaaataattataataattgaGTCATAAAAGAAGAATCCAACAACGTCCACATATCTTCCCTGCGCATTATCTATTAAATATAGGTGTATAAGTGTGTTAGTGCAATTTTGTGAACTCTATGTAGTCAATGTTGACAACCACACCCTTTAAAACACATCCGGCACGACATCCGGTACGACAGAAGAGTAAACGTAGACATTCTTCCCCCAATAAGTGCCTTTCGTAAACGGACACAACCCCTCGTCTGGCACTCGCGGCATAATAGATCGTTAAATAATACAGCCCAACCGCTCATTTTGAGTataaaaaattagaaaaaatacaaCTCCAAACCAAAAAGAAACTTTTATTATCTTTTTGAAGTCAGATAATTGataattgtttacattaaCACTACAATAAATAGCAATACTGATTGGGTAGTATTAGTTTTTGAGTGGTACGCAAGGATGCTGACTACCAACCGGTCATTATATAGCTTGAGTTAGCAGTTAGGCCCTGTCTGAACCTTCTTAGCCACCCTCGAAAGGAAAATGCTCAAATACGTTGACCACACTGTCAGGCAGCGTATCAATCTCACTAGCCCGCGATCATGTGCCACGGCATGGCACCGGACAACCCAGCGTCGGCAATTCAGTAAATTAACAATTTtcacaagtttttttttacatatttattaGTCTAAAtacatgtttatttgttatacCCCATTGTAACGCTTTGAGAAGGATTTCTTAacttttttaatgtatttacATCAGCTCCTTGCTTAAGCGAACGTACATTGAACCACGGGCCACTAGCTCACCAGTTACCGTATCGACCAGATCAGTTGTGGCTCGCCAAAGCCCCTCCGGCACTACCACCGGAATAACGGACGAGTCGAAGTGAGCATCCTTCGCCCAGTATGTACCCTTCGGAAATGGACACAGTCCTTCCGGCGGTACGAACGGTAGGTTGGTGTACTTTAGAAACAGGTGCTGATACTCGCGATAGTACACGTTGACAAACTCACAGAACGGTTTCGCTGCCAGCTTCATCGGGTACGCATTGAACTGGTTGTTGCCTTGAGCGCTCCGTGCGAAATGCACTCCATACTGTGGGAGAGGTGAAGACGATCGTCATATGTGATTTCTATGTAAAATAGATTAATTCCGCATTGCATTTACCGTATAGCGATCGTCAAGATCGACCAGCAGCACACCGGTACCGTTCATCACGGACAGCGTTCGGTTAAACTTTCGCACACGAAACTTTTCCATGTTGAAGAAGGCTGATCCATTGTTAACTTCCCATCGATCGAAGTCCAGAATGACGCGTATAAGCCCTTCTCCTGGATCGATAAGGATAAGGGTTACGGAAAAGCAGACTAGTAGAAGAATCGAACGCATGATGCAAACTACACGAAAAGTAATGCCCATCCCGAGAAAGGTAGCagcgatttttattttaatatgccGTGCCATGGTGCACTTTGAGCCCGGAAGGCAATGTAGCAATCGGTAGCTTGTAGTTAAAAATAGATAAACATCTCCTAACATCAATCAACATCACAAAATGGTTTAGTAAAAAGTTGAGAGTATAGTTAGTCGATTACAAATGATTAGCAAAAACGacataaaaacgataaaaaagtaGTACCATTTCTAAACGACTTACGCATTTGAATTTTGTATTCGAAAATCGTAATGATGAACATTATGTGAcccaaaacaatgaaaaactaCATCCTAATACCACTCCTTGGTTATTCTAGAGTAGAACGAACCAGTCGCTACCGCCTCTCCCGTCTCCACCAACCGTAGCTCGGGACGAACCCGCCAAAACCCCTCCGGCACGGCTTGCGGTACGACGGACGAGTCAACGTATGCATCCTTCGCCCAGTACGTGCCTTTCGGAAACGGGCACAGGCCCTCCTCCGGTACGGACGGAAGATTGGTGTACTTCAGAAACATATGCTGATACTCGCGGTAGTACGTACTGAGAAACTGGCATATGGGGCGTGACGGTATCTTCATCGGGTACGCATTGAACTGGTTGTTTCCCAGGGCACTGCGGGCAAAGCTAAATCCATACTGTTGGAGGGAAAACTGTTAGTGAATACTTA contains:
- the LOC120895772 gene encoding uncharacterized protein LOC120895772 isoform X1; translation: MQNAITIVALLSDLVFCCYSVQPCNGMLKIILDFDRWELAGGIVSMESIRMRKYNRTVSVLKGTGTLLIDLDDKYEVVEYGFSFARSALGNNQFNAYPMKIPSRPICQFLSTYYREYQHMFLKYTNLPSVPEEGLCPFPKGTYWAKDAYVDSSVVPQAVPEGFWRVRPELRLVETGEAVATGSFYSRITKEWY
- the LOC120895772 gene encoding uncharacterized protein LOC120895772 isoform X2 produces the protein MQNAITIVALLSDLVFCCYSVQPCNGMLKIILDFDRWELAGGIVSMESIRMRKYNRTVSVLKGTGTLLIDLDDKYEYGFSFARSALGNNQFNAYPMKIPSRPICQFLSTYYREYQHMFLKYTNLPSVPEEGLCPFPKGTYWAKDAYVDSSVVPQAVPEGFWRVRPELRLVETGEAVATGSFYSRITKEWY
- the LOC120896604 gene encoding uncharacterized protein LOC120896604; protein product: MDFWRFAYISLACITLGHEAAANMNFDVHIDKLERVGDTGEYFTYNYSYEKISEMKFNMGAQVQQLKELDDSYTVKALVARADLADGSEFEVMMDLQKPLCEWMRTIYKTYFYEELAKVSNFPHYDTCPLPVANYVMENYVLDTEPYSEMMSEGRWKMEMMLMKGDSVCSGISVLNTVKPKE
- the LOC120896603 gene encoding uncharacterized protein LOC120896603, with the translated sequence MRGASPIALFVTVTIAFYLLDPSAGLMKVIVDFDRWEHINGSDIFNVEKLRVRKFNRTLSVLNGTGALLIDLSDKYEYGVSFARSAQGNSQYDAYPMKLASRPFCDFVKTHYHDYQHLFLNFTNLPFVPDGGLCPFPKGEYWVKDAYIDSSVIPIVVPEGFWRATTELRIIETGEIVARGAMYVKITKEYV
- the LOC120895233 gene encoding uncharacterized protein LOC120895233 gives rise to the protein MRSILLLVCFSVTLILIDPGEGLIRVILDFDRWEVNNGSAFFNMEKFRVRKFNRTLSVMNGTGVLLVDLDDRYTYGVHFARSAQGNNQFNAYPMKLAAKPFCEFVNVYYREYQHLFLKYTNLPFVPPEGLCPFPKGTYWAKDAHFDSSVIPVVVPEGLWRATTDLVDTVTGELVARGSMYVRLSKELM
- the LOC120896606 gene encoding NPC intracellular cholesterol transporter 2-like, producing MQLLVAVLLSVSFSSIVFADVVTVHQCKQGPLPVSVDVTGCRTTPCELPKGQDAAVLVDFTADRHLTALVPKVHASFGGVTVPFELPDDRKDGCQWLVGGVCPVSQNEDVTYELRLPVLAVYPSMSLTVELQLVDQDNTVATCFQLEAKVV
- the LOC120896605 gene encoding NPC intracellular cholesterol transporter 2, which encodes MKWTGCSFAVLCLMFLSSTLVDGGIIRWWDRWWKFHRNSFVSSSLIFEDCGTKYDVISINLSSCATAPCTMHRGTNVKVKAEFSANGASTDSVLKHEAYFILNSVKTKAVITPTTCEGSVCPLQGTQGLLFSADIYVNADLPPINGKLRWELRNKWGDVLLCYQLPVCIE
- the LOC120897760 gene encoding uncharacterized protein LOC120897760 codes for the protein MMYRYAVLLVALVASGSLTEALQTRACTNQRPQPASVEITGCAQMPCELIRGSDVAMRLEWEAPFAAQTLQHRVVATALGITAPYELPPDRANACNWLDGSACPISQGEDIVSTLSMPVLPIYPLVSLVIEVSILDEQARTQTCFAIDARVVVALVKRGSSTAVAALKQVPNPAQYKHSQQATMFRALLLIALVPAVVYGNVGRACTNGRPQATNVNILGCTAPPCDLVRGQDVIAYIDFTTDRAVTSMTTVPTATALGITAPYPLPAEFADTCAWLEGSSCPLSANEDVTYRLTIPVLPIYPLVSLSIEIDIVDQNQDSVSCFVVDARVVPAN